CATCGGGTGCCCGAAGCGGGGTTCTTCCTCGCGTATGCTCAGCCCGAATCCTGCCAGTCGATCCGCCCAGTAGGCGACAGAGCCGGCCGGGATCGCATACGCCACCGCACTCGTCTCCCCCGTGCCGAGGCGTCCACGCGGCATGTGGCGCCAGGGGAAAAACGTCATGATCGTCCCCGGCGTCCCGACTTCATCGCCATAATAGAGGTGATACGTGCCCGGGTCGTCGAAATTCACGGTTGTCTTTACGAGCCGCTGCCCCAGCACACGCTGGTAAAAAAGGAGGTTCGCCTGGGGATCGCTTGCCACAGCGGTAATATGATGGAGTCCCTGTATGGCATTCATGATCGTTTCGTATTCATTCCCGAATCATCCACGGCCCAACTTCCGGCAGAGCGCGCCGAGCCGTTGTTGCTCTTCGGCATCGAGCCGGCCTATCGCCGCGGCAACCCGCTCCACGTGCGCCGGCCAGATCGATTCGAACAGGCTCCGGCCGACTTCCGTCAGGTGCACCTCGATACACCGGCGATCGTCGCCGCGCCGGGTACGCGCTACGAGGCTGCGGCGCTCCAGGTTGTCGAGTACCGTCGTCATGTTAGCGCCGCTCTTTAAGATCTTACCGGCCAGTTCACTCGGCATCATATCCCCCAGATGATACAACGCCTCCAAAACCCCGAACTGACTCACCGTCAGCCGGTAGGCCTGGAGATGGGTGTTCACCCGCGCCGACACCGATTCGGATGCACGCGAGAGCTTGATCAAGGTGTCGAGCGCCAGAACCTGCTCCGGGCTCCCTGAAAAATGGGTAGGCATGTATTCGGGTATATGTGAATTGAC
The genomic region above belongs to Rhodothermales bacterium and contains:
- a CDS encoding MarR family transcriptional regulator, producing the protein MPTHFSGSPEQVLALDTLIKLSRASESVSARVNTHLQAYRLTVSQFGVLEALYHLGDMMPSELAGKILKSGANMTTVLDNLERRSLVARTRRGDDRRCIEVHLTEVGRSLFESIWPAHVERVAAAIGRLDAEEQQRLGALCRKLGRG